A genomic window from Silene latifolia isolate original U9 population chromosome 11, ASM4854445v1, whole genome shotgun sequence includes:
- the LOC141615252 gene encoding uncharacterized protein LOC141615252 yields MGRTSWPDENSRILLNILNEEKNRGVSKFNWGNIAKKFNAQKECNVTGKQVQNHYSDLKERYKGWEELQGLSGISFNPITKKVVVDEKSLERYNAFIERNAKYGLKIIRGELANIDEMSKLFDGKFAHGVGGCFSPAMAKGPSYLSRQIEDLTNDETSRQ; encoded by the exons ATGGGAAGAACTTCTTGGCCCGATGAAAATTCAAGAATTTTGCTCAACATTCTAAATGAGGAGAAAAACAGAGGAGTTAGCAAATTTAATTGGGGAAACATTGCCAAGAAATTTAATGCACAAAAAGAATGTAATGTGACTGGAAAACAAGTGCAAAATCATTAttcagatttgaaagaaagatACAAGGGTTGGGAGGAATTGCAAGGTTTATCTGGCATATCATTCAATCCTATTACTAAAAAAGTTGTTGTAGATGAGAAGTCTTTGGAGAGATATAACGCATTCATAGAG CGGAATGCAAAGTATGGGCTAAAAATAATCAGAGGAGAATTGGCTAACATTGATGAAATGAGCAAACTATTTGATGGAAAATTTGCGCATGGGGTGGGTGGTTGTTTTTCTCCGGCAATGGCAAAAGGGCCATCTTACTTGAGTAGGCAAATTGAGGATCTTACTAATGATGAAACATCAAGACAATGA
- the LOC141612200 gene encoding uncharacterized protein LOC141612200 encodes MNILRNSRYHLNPKHLRYIRISPVLDQTYSAICSSGFPLFHQYFAPKSSKSYLLCNFSTGSNSFLHSGFSSYVSSLCWNYSTFAVINNSSDTSTKKSVNLDDHEGSVNVIKGIIDIVKNDASDMESRLDLLGVNLSKRSIIEVFCVLNQLKVPALRFFDWIKNSHSRYSRNADLCSLAVDNCGRLGDFGALRSLLKDFHVRNICLSEKAFAFLNIADDTGESAKKSITEIVGLLNEVGGGSSRSSGIHSLITMLCSLDLIDLAKFAIEITEKKASYYNILVKHLCVIGHLKDAQDLISEMNQLKCDMNYTPYNYLISSLCVRGRIDEACSIPKEMINRECLPNELTFEILIYFTCRYGRSDDAINLCNEMLSSGIKHRLPTHIAFIRGYVSGQHFDKAYKYIIELAAIDKFAATHLYNVLASLHIEHGDLLVAYKLLFEMLEKGFNPKFSVYRRASIRLCKTGRAELAKTLDARYSSLVKELR; translated from the coding sequence ATGAATATCTTAAGAAATTCAAGGTATCACTTAAACCCTAAACATCTTCGTTACATTCGCATTTCTCCTGTATTAGATCAGACTTATTCTGCAATTTGTTCATCTGGGTTCCCTTTATTTCATCAATACTTTGCCCCCAAATCATCAAAATCCTATCTTttatgtaatttctcaactgggtccaattcatttcttcattccggTTTCAGTTCTTATGTTTCTAGTTTATGTTGGAATTATTCTACTTTTGCTGTCATTAATAATAGTAGTGATACATCTACAAAGAAATCTGTAAACTTGGATGATCATGAAGGTTCAGTAAATGTGATTAAGGGGATAATTGATATTGTTAAAAATGATGCAAGTGATATGGAGTCAAGGTTAGATTTACTAGGTGTGAATCTTTCGAAAAGGTCGATTATCgaggttttttgtgttttgaacCAATTGAAGGTGCCTGCATTGCGATTCTTTGATTGGATAAAGAATTCTCATTCCAGATACTCTAGAAATGCTGACTTATGTAGCTTAGCGGTAGATAATTGTGGCCGATTAGGAGATTTTGGTGCCTTGAGGAGTCTTTTGAAGGATTTTCATGTTAGGAATATTTGCCTGTCGGAGAAGGCTTTCGCCTTTTTGAATATTGCGGATGATACTGGTGAGTCGGCTAAGAAATCTATTACAGAAATTGTAGGGCTGTTAAATGAGGTTGGAGGAGGGTCTAGTCGCAGCTCTGGGATTCATTCGTTGATTACAATGCTTTGTTCTTTGGATTTAATCGATTTGGCGAAGTTTGCCATAGAAATCACAGAGAAGAAGGCGTCGTATTACAACATTTTGGTAAAGCATTTGTGTGTAATAGGCCATCTTAAAGACGCACAAGATTTGATTTCAGAGATGAACCAACTCAAATGTGATATGAATTATACACCCTACAATTACTTGATTAGCAGTTTGTGCGTGCGAGGAAGAATTGATGAAGCATGTTCTATTCCGAAAGAGATGATAAATAGAGAATGTTTGCCTAATGAGCTTACTTTTGAAATTTTGATATATTTTACTTGTAGATATGGAAGGTCAGATGACGCTATTAATCTTTGTAATGAAATGTTATCAAGTGGTATTAAACATCGCCTTCCAACTCATATTGCTTTCATTAGGGGTTATGTAAGTGGCCAGCATTTCGACAAGGCTTATAAATACATAATTGAGCTAGCCGCAATTGATAAATTCGCAGCAACACATTTGTACAATGTATTGGCCAGTCTTCACATAGAGCATGGAGATCTTCTCGTTGCATACAAGCTACTTTTTGAAATGCTTGAGAAAGGGTTCAATCCTAAGTTCTCAGTTTATCGAAGAGCTTCAATACGTCTTTGCAAGACTGGAAGGGCTGAACTTGCTAAAACTTTAGATGCACGTTACTCGAGCTTAGTAAAGGAATTAAGATAG